In Methanocella paludicola SANAE, the sequence CATCACGATGTCAGCTCCCTCATCCAGGTCGAGCGCCACCTCGCGCATGGCCTCGTCCGAGTTCCTGGGGTCCATCTGGTACGAGGAGCGGTCGAAGCCCGTGAACCCGGAGTCCGCCGCCTCCCTGAATGGGCCGTACATGGCCGAGGCGTACTTGGCCGCATAGGACATGATGGCCGTGTCCTTGAGGCCGTTGAAGTCCAGCTCGCTTCTAATTGCATGGACCATGCCGTCCATCATGCCCGAAGGGGCCACGATGTCGGCGCCCGCCCGGGCGTGGTTGACGGCCACCTTCGCGATGACGTCGAGCGTGGCGTCGTTGTCTACCGTGCCGCCCTTTATTGGGCCGCAGTGGCCGTGAGTGGTATATTCGCAGAGGCAGACGTCCGTAATGACCAGCAGATCCCGGCGCTTCTTTTTAAGGCGCTTCACTGCGGCCTCGATGACGTTCCCGCCCTTGTGGGCGCAGCCCCCGGTCTCGTCCTTGAGGCCGGGAATGCCGAAGAGAAGCACGGCCGGGATGCCCAGCGCCTCGAGCGAGTCGGCCTCCTCCTCGACCTCGTCGAGCGGGAGCCTCTCCACTCCAGGCATGGACTTTATCGGTGCCCGCTTCGTCGCCGTTTCGTCGATAAATATCGGATAGATCAGGTCCTTAACGCTTAAGGTGGCCTCCGCCGTGAGGTCCCTCAAAAGAGCGTTGCGCCTCAGGCGCCTAGGCCTTGTGACCGGATAGCCCATCGTTATCCTCCAGGTCGAACAGTACTCGCGCGGTCCTTAAATATTCGTCGTCGCCCTTCTCCGCCGCCAGCCTCAGCCTCCTGGCGGGCGCCGCCAGGATCTTGCCCGTGAGGGCGCAGGAGAACTCGGACAGGATGTCCTTCTGGGCCTGGTTCAGGCCCCCGTGGGATGAGAGGCGGCATACGGCCCGGTCCAGCTCGGCCAGCCGGAGGCTGTCCGCGTGCAGGTAGAGCCCGCCTATGACGTGGTCGGCCCGCTGGCGGCCGTACGCCTTCTTCATCCGGGCCAGCTCCTCGGATATGATGCGCTCCACCTGGCCGACCTCGGCCCTGCGGCGCTCCAGGTTGGCCTCGTTGATCCTGCGGAGGCTATCGATGTTGTGCAGGACGACGCCCGGCACCCGGGCCACGGCCTCATCCACGTTCCTGGGGTTGGTGATGTCTATGATGATGAGCGGTCTCCTCGCGCACGTCTCGACCATCTTTTTTGTTATAATAAGGTGGGGCGCCGCCGTGGCGCATATCAGGACGTCGGCGGCCGCAATGTAATTGCAGATGTCGTCGAGCCTGACCGCCACGCCGCCCAGGCTGGACGCCAGCTTTTGCGCCTGCTCAAAGGTACGATTGGCAACGTAGATGCCCTTCAGGTTCTTCTGGGCCAGGCCGTTGGCCACCAGCGAGCCCATCTCCCCGGCGCCCACGACCAGGATGGACCTGCCCTTCAGGTCCCCGGCCAGGGCTTCGGCCAGCTCCACGGCGGCCGAGCCGATGGACACGGACCCTTTGTTGATCCGGGTCTCCAGCCGGGCCCGCCTCCCGGCGTCGATGGCCCCGAGGACGGCCGTCGAGAGGATGCTGCCCATACAGCCGTTCTTTTCGGATAAGAGGTATGCGGACTTGAGCTGCCCGAGGATCTGGTCCTCGCCGATGATCATGGAATCCAGGCCGCCGGCCAGGCGTAATAAATGTAACAACGCGTCGTCGCCACACGCGTGCTCCAGCGGGGGCATGCCCTCTGCAACGGCGAACTTCCCGAGGACGTCAGGGTCCTCCGACACGGCGTATATCTCGACCCGGTTGCAGGTCTGGAGGATCATGGCCTCGCTGGCGCCCGTCACCGTCAGCCTTTGTAGGGCCGCGTCGACGTTATCGAACCGGGCGGCCTCGATGCCGCCTATGGAAGCCCTGTGGTGGTTGACGGACGCGCTCGTTATGAAAGTCATGCTATCCCTTAAGACGTAGTAACACTTTAATTTACAATATTAGCACTACTGCAAAATTATTATAGTTTGCGCATCAGGAGCGAGCGTGGCGCAACGCCAGCTCTAACGCCCTGTCGTCCTCTTTTAAAGCGTCCCATACGGCCGGGTCGTCCAGGATAGCCCATAATATCTTTTCCCTTGCTTTTTGATCCGGCAGCTGGCTTTTTAATCTCTCCCGCACCCGGTCCTGGAGCGCCGCCATCTTCTCCACGTCCTCGCCCAGCGCCGGCTCGAGCTTCAGCCTGAGGTACTTCGATAGGGCCGGGCTCCGGCCCCCGGTGGAGATGGCCACCATGACGTCCCCCTTTTTTATGAGCGAGGGCACGACGACTGGCGACTCGCCCGTGGCGTTGTTGGCCAGGATGCCGGCCGCCTCTGCCGCCTGCGCTATCGACTCGTTGAGCTCCGCGTCGCCGGTGGCTGCCACCACCAGGAAGGCCCCCTCGACCAGGCCAGGGACGTCGCCGGGGACGACGGCACGGCGCTCAAGCTTCACGAGGCCGTCGGCGCCCATGGCCTCCAGGCACTCCGTGAACGAAGGGCTTATGACAAAGACCTCGGCAGGTAAAAAATATCTGGCCTTCCGCTCTCCAACGGCGCCGCCGCCGAATATGATGACCTTCCGGCATGAAAAGTCCAGGAACAGCGGAAGGTAAGATGCCACTATGATGCCCCCCGGAGGGTGTCCCTCGCGAGGGTGTCCCTCACGAGGGTCGTCTGGTAGTACTTCGAGTAGTTAAAGGAGATGGCCGAGAACGCGGCGAAGCCGACCCAGGGGATGATGACCACGAGCAGCGCCGAGACGGAGCCGATGGCGATGATGGCCACCGAGGCGATGAGCGTCGTCAGGTACCCTTTAGGGTCGAGCGATATGAGCCCCCTGATCCGGCCCGGCGTCAGCGCCACCCTGACGCTGTCGCACGTCGCATAAAGCACCCAGGAGGCGAAGAACACCACGCAGAACACGACCGCCGTGACGGCCATGGTGACCACGAGCGCGATGGTGCTCAGGAGCACCATGAAGGGCATGTTGAGCGCCTGGAAGATGAAGACCGACAGGGCCACGAGCGATATGACGACCAGATACGCCAGCGCGTAGGCCAGGAATACCACGACCATGCGGAGCCCGTCCCAGAACATGTCCACGATGTTGTTCCACTCGGGCAGGATGCCGTTGCCCCCGATGGCCTCTCGCATGCACCGGGTGATGTACCCCAGGAAGAAGGGGAGGCCCACGGCGAAGGCGGAGAGGAAGAACACGATGCCCCCGACGAGGAGCGCCGAGATGTTGGAGGACGCGTACTTGAGCGCGTCGGCGAATGTCTCCAGTAAGTCATTTCGGGGCATTATGTTACTAGCTATTGTTCAATGTGAAATATAGCTTTGGTGGTGATATTAGCGGATACCATATATAGAATCAATTCTAACCACTCAGACGATGCCCGATTTTAACACGCCCGCCGAGAGATATCTCCGGGACTTGATCTCCATGCCCTCTGTAACAGGCCGCGAGGGCCTCGTGAAGGACTATTTAGCCGACGCCTTCAGGAAGATGGGGCTCGGCGTGGAGCTCCAGAAAGTCGAAGGGGACCGCTGCAACGTCATCGGCAGGCTGGGAGAAGGCCCGATAAAATTAATGCTCTGCACCCACACGGACGTCATCCCGGCGCTGGACGAGTCGCTGTGGCATTCTCCGCCGTTCGAGGCCACCATGAGGAACGGCCGCATATACGGGCGGGGCTCGACGGACGCGAAGGGCTCGCTGGCAGCGGCCATGGAGGCCATGGGGAAGGCGGCCAAGCTTAAAAAATTCAACGGCTCGGTGGCGCTGGCGGCCGTCGTGGAGGAGGAGACGGGCCGGTCGCTGGGCGCGAGGAAGCTCATGGAAAAGTACAGGCCGGAGATGGGGCTCATCCTGGAGCCCACGGGGCTGAGGGTGGCAATCGCCCACAAGGGGGCCCTGAGGCCCGTCATTACTGTCCATGGCCAGGCCGCCCACTCGTCGAGCGCGGACATGGGCGTCAACGCCGTGTCCATCGCGGGGGAAGTGCTCCGGGACCTGGAGAGGTACCGCAACAGGGTCATGAACGTGGTCGACCCCCTGCTCGGCCGCTCGTCCCTCGAGGTGACCATGATCCGGGGCGGGGAGCGCATCAACGTCATACCCGTGAAGTGCCACATATACGTGGACAGGCGGCTCACCTCGGGCGAGACCGTCGGGGGCGCCTTCGACGACCTGGCCCGGGTCGTGGAGAGGATCGGCGAGGAGACGGGGGCCCGGATGGACGTGGAGTTGTTATGCTCCTACCCTCCGTCGAGCGTGAGCGAGAAGGAGCCGGTGGTCGCGCTTATCAAGGATGTTCTGGCGAGGCACGGCCTGCCCTCGGCGCCCGTCGGCTTCCCGGCGGGGTGCGACATGTGGACGTTCCGCGCCAACGGCGTGCCGGCCGCCGTGCTCGGGCCCGGGTACATCGACCAGGCCCACGGCGTGGACGAGTACATCGACAGGGAGCAGCTGAAGCTCGCCGCGGACCTGTACGAGGACATCGTTAAAAAAGCGTTAATGTAAAAGCGGCTCTAAGACTAATAAGAAAGCTCGAAGACTGTTTCAGCCACGAAGCGACACTAAGAGGGCCTGAAGCTACACGAAGACATAATAATATATTTTTGACTCTTCCGCGGTTTTGGGATGAATATTTTTTTTATCCTTTTCTAGTTATGCCGTCGTTGAGTGGTCCAACCACAGAGGCACGGAGCGCACGGGAGTTTCACAGAGTTTTATTTTAATAATTTAAGACTCAGAGGGCTCAGAGGCCGGTTTATTAGTTTGCCTGGGGCACAGAGTTTATTGAGGCTCGGTTGACCAATAAACAATAATGCGGGTTTATCCTCGGCAGTGCCTCTTTCAACTCCGTGCCCCGGGAATGTTATAAACCCGTACTCCGTGGCCTCTGAGCCTCCATTTATAAGAAAACTCCGTGAAACTCAGCGCTCTCCGTGCCCCTGTGGTTGGACCACTCAACGACGGCATAACATAAAAACGAGCGAAGGCATCAGCCAAAGCAATATATCATCCCAAAAACGCACAAGAACCATAATTTTAAAAAATCTTAGAGTAGCTTAGAGCCGGCTTAGTGTCGCTTTGAGGCTGAAACAGTCTTCGTGCATTCTTAATAATAGCTTAGAGAGGCTTTAGTTCCTTCTGATGTGCGAGATGACGTGTCCCAGCTCGGGGACGATCAGCTCTGAGACGGCGACCCTGGCGGCGTTGGGCGAGCCCGGTATGCAGAACACGGCGCGGTCCTCGATGACCCCCGCCATGGCCCGGGTAAGCATGCTCGCGGTCCCGACCTCCTCGTAACTTTTAATGCGGAATAGCTCGCCGAAGCCGGGGATGGTCTTCTGCAGCATGGGCGTGACCGCCTCGATGGTGACGTCGCTCGCCGTCAGGCCCGTGCCCCCGCAAACGATGGCCGCGTCCGCGTCCGAGAGCATGTCCATCAGGCACCGCTCGATGTGTAGCCGGTCGTCCGGCAGCAGGCGGTAAGACGTCCTGTGGCCCGCCTTCGCCAGAAGGCCCACGATGATGCTGCCCGACTCGTCCTCACAATCTGCCGGCGACGCCGAGTCCCCGTACTTAGCATATCGAGAACTACTGACAGTAATGACGGCACACTTATAAGACAGGCCTTTAGCCTTATCCTTATGCTTCTCGTGTGAAGGCTTTTCCAAGCTGCTCACCTACAGTAAAATAATGGGCACAGGACTATAATGATTTTGCCACATTTTTCGACGCATAATCTATTTCTCGAAGGGCAATAGTATGTTAAGCGACATGGCAAAAACGAGCGAAGCGCAGGAGCGGTATTTCAAAAGCCTCGAGGGCGAGTTCGGCCGGTGCAGGGAGCTTGCGGGCCGGGCGCGCTCGCGGGGATTCGACCCCCAGCTCGAGGTGGAGGTGCCGTCGGCCAACGACCTGGCGGAGCGGGTGGAGGTCCTCATGGGGATCCCCGGGCTGGCGCCCCACATCAGGAAGTGCGAGGAGAAGATGTCCAGGGAGGAGGCCTCGCTGCAGGTGGCCGCCGACATCGCAGAGGGGCTCGTTGGCAGGTTCGATACGAAAGCGGACGCCATCCAGTGCGCCGTGCGGACCGCCGCCGCCATCATCACCGAGGGCGTGGTCGCCGCGCCGCTCGAAGGGATATCCCAGGTATCGATAGCGAAGAACGACGACGGCACCGAGTACATCAAGATCTACTTCGCCGGGCCCATCCGGAGCGCCGGGGGCACGGCTGAGGCGCTCTCCGTTCTAGCGGCAGACTACGTGCGCCGCAAGGTCGGGCTCGCCCCGTACAAGCCCCGGCCAGATGTCGTCGAGCGGTACGTGGAGGAGATCGCCCTCTACAAGTCCATCCAGCATTTACAGTATACTCCCACGGACGAGGAGATCCGGCTCATCGTGCGTAACCTGCCCGTCTGCGTGGACGGCGAGCCCACCGAGGACGAGGAAGTGCAGGGGTACCGGGACGTCACCGGGGTCGACACGAACCGCGTCCGGGGAGGCATCGCGCTCGTTATAGCGGAGGGCCTCATCCTGAAGGCCCCCAAGGTCAAGAAGCACGTCGATAAGCTCAAGTTCGACGGCTGGGAGTTTTTGGACAAGGTCATCGCGGGCTCGAAGCCCGCGGACGAGAGCCACGACGAGAAGGTCAAGCCCAAGGATAAGTTTTTGGTCGACCTGATCGCCGGGAGGCCCGTGTTCGGCCACCCGTCCCGGGCGGGAGGCTTCCGCCTCCGCTATGGCAGGGGCAGGAACACGGGGTTCGCGGCCGCGGGCATACACCCGGCGTCCATGGTCATCATGGACGACTTCATCGCCACCGGCACCCAGCTCAAGGTCGAGCGGCCGGGCAAGGCCGCCGCCATGGTGCCCGTGGACAGCGTGGACGGCCCCACCGTGCGCCTCATGAACGGCGACGTGCTCTACATCGGCACGGTCGATCAGGCCCGGGCCATCAAGAAGGACGTCTCCGGGATACTCGACAACGGCGAGATACTCATCAACTACGGCGACTTTTTGGAGAATAACCACATCCTGATGCCCTCGCCCTACGTGCTGGAGTGGTGGGAGCAGGACCTGGCCCTGGCCACGAAGGAGAAAGTCCAGGTCCGGTCGGCCGGAGAGGCGTTCGATGTCTCCGAGAAGTACGGCGTGCCCCTGCACCCGAAGTACACGCTCATGTGGAAGGACGTCTCCACGGAGGACATATTGCAGTTAAGGGAGCACGTCGTGAAGACGGGCAGGCTCGAGGACGGGCTCAGGATGCCCGTGGAGCCCCGGTCGAAGCGCACGCTGGAGCTGCTATTATTGCCCCATGAGGTGAGGAGCGGGGCCGTCATCCTCGACGCCGACCGGGCGGCGCTGCTGGTCCGCTGCCTTGGCCTGAACCCGGACCTCTCCCCGAAAGAAGCCGACGTCTCCGGCCTGGACCCGCTGGATGCGGTGAGCAAAATGTCGGGAGTCACGATAAAGGACCGGGCGCTGTCCAGGATCGGGGCCCGTATGGGCCGGCCCGAGAAGAGCAAGATGAGGGAAATGAAGCCCCCGGTCCACGTCCTCTTCCCGGTGGGCGATGCTGGAGGCAACCGGCGCTCGCTCGAGGACGCGGCCGCGTTCACGAGGAACATGAACGATAGGGCCGGGCTCATCGAGGTGGAGATGGGCCGGAGGAAGTGCCCCGGCTGCGGCGCCGTCACATTCAGGAACCGCTGCGACTGTGGGGCCCACACGCTGCCCTACTATGGCTGCCCTGACTGTAAAATAGACAACATCACGGGCGCCTGCCCGAAGTGCGGCAAGCCCGCCACGCCGAACGTCCGCATGAAGGTCGACCTCAAAGGCCTGTATGCCGAAGCGCTTGAGAACCTGGGGGAGAGGGGCAACTACGAGATCCTCAAGGGCGTGCAGGGATTGATCTCGAGCGAGATGACGCCCGAGCCCCTGGAGAAGGGAGTGCTCCGGGCCAAGCACGGCGTGTACATGTTCAAGGACGGCACCGTCCGGTACGACCTGAGCGACGTGCCCCTCACCCACTTTAAGCCCCGGGAGATCGGGCTGTCTCTCGAAAAGCTAAAGCAGCTCGGCTACGAGAAGGACGTATACGGAAGGCCCCCCGAGTCGGGGGAGCAGGTCTTCGAGCTTAAGGTGCAGGATATCGTGCTGTCCCACGACTGCTCCACCTATCTTATAAAGACCGCCGGGTTCATCGACGACCTGCTCGAGAAGTTCTACGGGCTGCCCAGATACTATAACGTGAGCTCCGAAGAGGAGCTGATCGGCCACCTGGTGATCGGCCTGGCGCCCCACACGTCCGCCGGCGTGCTGGGCAGGATCCTGGGCTTCACGGGCGCCTCGGCGGGATACGCCCACCCGTTCTTCCACGCGGCCAAGCGCCGGAACTGCGACGGCGACGAGGACTGCGTCATGCTCCTCATGGACGGCCTCATCAATTTTTCCCGCTCATACCTTCCGGACCGCCGGGGAGGCAAGATGGACGCGCCCCTGGTGCTGTCCATGCGCATCGACCCGAAGGAGGTGGATAAGGAGTCCCACAACGTCGACGTCATGGCCAGGTATCCCAGGGAGTTCTACCTGGCGACGCTGGAGTATAAGTCGCCCAAGGACCTGGAGAAGATGATGGATCTGGTGTCGAGGCGGCTGGGCACTCCGGCCCAGTACGAGGGGTTCATGTTCACCAACGACACGGGCGACATCGCCGCCGGCCCTACGAATTCCGCATACAAGACGTTAGGGTCGATGGAGGATAAGCTGAAAGCGCAGCTTGAGCTGGGAAGGCGGCTCCGGGCGGTGGACGAGAAGGACGTGGCCGAGCGGGTGATCAACTCCCACTTCCTGCCCGACCTGATCGGCAACCTCAGGGCTTTCTCGACCCAGCAGATGCGCTGCGTCAAGTGCGGCGCCCGGTACCGAAGGCCCCCGTTGTGCGGCACCTGCCCCAAGTGCGGGGGCCGGGTGATATTGACCGTGCACGAGGGCGCCGTGACCAAGTACATGGAAGTTTCTATTAACATCGCCCGGGAGTACGGCGTCTCCAGCTACACGCTCCAGCGGCTAGAACTTCTTGACCTCTCCATCAAGAGCCTCTTCGAGAACGATAAGTCCAAGCAGGTCATCCTTTCCGACTTTATGTGAGAAGCTAAGCTCCTCGAAAATTTATTAAGAATGCTCTAAGACTATTTCAGCCACGAAGTTACACAAAGCAGGCCTGAAACTGCACAAAGGTATTAATAAAATATTTTTAAAAGTCTTAGAGTTTCTTCAGCAAGCTTCGTGTCGCTTCGCGGCTGAAACCGTTTTCGTGCAGCTTATTATTTTTTCGAGGGGCTTGCATAAGGGAAAAAGATTTAGTGGCCGGAGCCTATGGGGGTATAACTATTACCGGTGGACGAGGGTATGGACGAGGGTAAAAACGACCTCAGATTGACGAGAAGGAGCTTTTTGGCCGCGGCAGGCGTCGTGGGCGCAGCGCTATTCCTCAAGGCCAACGCGCCAGCTGTGGCCGCAGCCATCGCCGGGTCAGATAAAAAGCTCGTCTGGCTAAGGGGCTCGGGGTGTGGAGGGTGCACCGCATCGATGCTCAACGGCGGGGACCCGGACGTGCTATCCGCCCTGGAGAAGGTCGGGCTGGAGCCGGAATACCACGACGAGTTCATGCTCCAGCAGGGCGTGTTCGTGGACGGCAGCCTCTCGGGCAGCTCGGACCACAACTCCCGCATACGGCTGAGCGAGCTGCTGGCCGGCGGGGACTACGTCCTCGTCGTGGAGGGCGCCATACCCGACGGCCCGGAGGGCAGCGGCCGGTACTGCATGTCAGGGGCCATGCCCTTCAAGCAGCTATTCACCGAGGCCGCTCCGGGGGCCTCCTGCATCGTCGCCGCGGGCACCTGTGCCTCGTACGGGGGCGTCTCCAGGCTGTTCAGAGCCGCCGACGCGGCGGGCGTGGCCTTCGGCGGGACGTCCCGCCTCAAGGGGGCCATGAGCCGCTACGGCGTCGATAATAAGGTCATCAACGTGCCCGGATGCCCCACGCATCCCGAGTGGCTGCTGCTCGTCCTGGCGGACGTGCTCTCGGGCCGGGACGTGGCGCTCGACATGTACGGCCGCCCGGTGGCGTTATTCGGGGCTACCGTACACGATTCCTGCCCCAGGAGGGGCGCATATGACAGGGGCGACAGGGATAACGAGTTCTCCGGGGGCAACTGCCTTTACTCGCTGGGATGCAAGGGCCCCCTGGCGTACGCCGACTGCCCGACCCGGCGCTGGAACGGCGCCTCGAGCATGTGCACCCGGGCAGGAGGCCCGTGCGTCGCCTGCGTCGAGCCGGCTTTCCCGGACGCGTTCATGCCGTTCTTCGGGAAGTCAGAGAGTAAGGAACTTTTCGCCGACCTGGCGGTGGACGACATAGCCAAGGTCGTCATCGGCGCATCCGCCATCGGCGCCGGGATACACGCGGTGAAGCGGCTCGCAATCGGCGAGAGCGGCCGGGAAGAGAAGGGGGAGAAGAAATGAGGATCACCATCGACCCGGTGACCCGCCTATCCAGCGGGCTGCGAGTCACCGCAGAGCTCACGGACGGCGCCATAACCAGCGCGAGCAGCTCGGGCATGATATACCGGGGGCTCGAGCAGATGCTGGCGGGAAGGTCCCCGGAGGACGCCCCGTACTTCACGCAGCGCATCTGCGGCATGTGCTCTGCATCCCACGCCACGGCGTCCGTGAACGCCATCGAGAGCGCCGCGGGCGCCGCGGGCCTCATACCCCGGGACGCGCTGCTCGTCCGGAACATCCTCAACGGCCTCGGGTGGCTGAAGAACCACGTCGAGCACCTCTACATGGCGTTCATGCCCGACCTGGCCGACCCCGTGTACGGGGACGCGCTGAACTCCTCCAGCCTGGGTAATTTATTATGGCAGGAGCTCAAAGAGCGGTACGCGGTCTCGGGCGGCCAGGCCTACGGCGAGGCGCTCAGGTGCATCAGGGAGATAGGCAGGGCCGAGGGCGTTCTCGGGGGCCGCTCCCCGTGCTCGCCCGCCATCGTGCCGGGAGGCGTCACGGTGAGGCCCGCCAGGGGAGACATCGGCGCCCTGGAGACGTGCCTGGAGAACATCGACGGCTTCCTGCAGAAAAGGCTGGTCGGCGCCATGACCATAGGCGAGTGGCTGGCTAATACGCACGACCAGGACGCCGGGTTCGGGTACGACTACATCGAGCACCTCCCCATGGGCGACCTGTCGGCCTCGAAAGGCTGGGGGGACCTGCCCCTCTTCATGATGTTCTTCTCCAGGATGTTCGCCAGGGACGTGCTATCCCTCCCCGCATACATCGGGCTGGACGACGCGGGCGGCTATCCCCTCGACGACCAGCTCATCGGCTTCCTCAGCTACGGGTCCTTTTACAGGGTCAGGGACGAATCCGGCCGGCTCAAGGACGGGTACGGGACTGTCGAAGATGGCGCCTTCGAGATGCCCGCCGGGTTCACGCCCGGGGGCATGCAGAACATATACCTGGCCGCCGACAGGGTCGACCCGAACCTCATCGTCGAGCACGTCGCGGCCTCGTTCTACGACTACAGCGAGGAGAGGCTGTCGGAGGCCCCGCTGGACGGGGAGACCGTGCCGGCCGGCAGGGCGAGCTCCATAGAGCTGGACGGCGCCCGGTACAGCTTCATCAAGGCCCCCAGGTACGGCCGCGTGCCGTGCGAGGTCGGGCCGCTGGCGAGGCAGATCAACTCCAGGGAAAGCCTGATCATCGACGCCATGCGCAGGCTGTACTCGCGCAACATGAGCGTCACTAATTACCCCATGGCCAGCGTATACACCCGGACCATGGCCCGGATGCAGGAGACATTGCTCATCTCCCGCATGCTCCACGAGTGGCTCGACGATCTCCATGTCAGCGATGAGAGGCAGAAGTATTGCGTGCCCGTGTCCGTGAAGCCTAACAGGACGGGGAGCGGGCTCATCGAGGCGCCCCGGGGCGCGCTCGGCCACTGGCTCAGGATAGGCAAGGACCAGAAGATCTCCAACTACCAGGTCGTGGCCCCGACCACGTGGAACGCCTCGCCCAGGTGCAGCGAGCAGAAGAGCGGCCCCATGGAGCTGGCCCTGCTCGGGTGCAGCACCACGCCCTCCGGGTACCTGCCCGGGTCGGAGTCGAACCCCGTGAGCATATACCACGTCATCCGGTCGTTCGATCCCTGCGCCGCCTGCGCCGTCCACACCGTGAAGAGGCGGGACATTGGATAGGCTGATCGTGACCAGGCACACGACCCTGGAGCGGCTCTCCCACTATACGAACATCGCCTCGCTGGCGCTCCTGCTCGCCTCGGGCTTCTCCATGTACCTGGGCCTGCCGTACCTCTCGTACGGCGACTCCTATTCAATTCA encodes:
- the hemB gene encoding porphobilinogen synthase, with the translated sequence MGYPVTRPRRLRRNALLRDLTAEATLSVKDLIYPIFIDETATKRAPIKSMPGVERLPLDEVEEEADSLEALGIPAVLLFGIPGLKDETGGCAHKGGNVIEAAVKRLKKKRRDLLVITDVCLCEYTTHGHCGPIKGGTVDNDATLDVIAKVAVNHARAGADIVAPSGMMDGMVHAIRSELDFNGLKDTAIMSYAAKYASAMYGPFREAADSGFTGFDRSSYQMDPRNSDEAMREVALDLDEGADIVMVKPALSYLDVVYRVKHEFRAPVAAYNVSGEYAMIKAAAANGWLDEKKAAMEALISMKRAGADMLITYFAKDIATLIK
- the hemA gene encoding glutamyl-tRNA reductase; the protein is MTFITSASVNHHRASIGGIEAARFDNVDAALQRLTVTGASEAMILQTCNRVEIYAVSEDPDVLGKFAVAEGMPPLEHACGDDALLHLLRLAGGLDSMIIGEDQILGQLKSAYLLSEKNGCMGSILSTAVLGAIDAGRRARLETRINKGSVSIGSAAVELAEALAGDLKGRSILVVGAGEMGSLVANGLAQKNLKGIYVANRTFEQAQKLASSLGGVAVRLDDICNYIAAADVLICATAAPHLIITKKMVETCARRPLIIIDITNPRNVDEAVARVPGVVLHNIDSLRRINEANLERRRAEVGQVERIISEELARMKKAYGRQRADHVIGGLYLHADSLRLAELDRAVCRLSSHGGLNQAQKDILSEFSCALTGKILAAPARRLRLAAEKGDDEYLRTARVLFDLEDNDGLSGHKA
- a CDS encoding precorrin-2 dehydrogenase/sirohydrochlorin ferrochelatase family protein, yielding MASYLPLFLDFSCRKVIIFGGGAVGERKARYFLPAEVFVISPSFTECLEAMGADGLVKLERRAVVPGDVPGLVEGAFLVVAATGDAELNESIAQAAEAAGILANNATGESPVVVPSLIKKGDVMVAISTGGRSPALSKYLRLKLEPALGEDVEKMAALQDRVRERLKSQLPDQKAREKILWAILDDPAVWDALKEDDRALELALRHARS
- a CDS encoding DUF4013 domain-containing protein, with product MPRNDLLETFADALKYASSNISALLVGGIVFFLSAFAVGLPFFLGYITRCMREAIGGNGILPEWNNIVDMFWDGLRMVVVFLAYALAYLVVISLVALSVFIFQALNMPFMVLLSTIALVVTMAVTAVVFCVVFFASWVLYATCDSVRVALTPGRIRGLISLDPKGYLTTLIASVAIIAIGSVSALLVVIIPWVGFAAFSAISFNYSKYYQTTLVRDTLARDTLRGAS
- a CDS encoding M20 family metallopeptidase, which codes for MPDFNTPAERYLRDLISMPSVTGREGLVKDYLADAFRKMGLGVELQKVEGDRCNVIGRLGEGPIKLMLCTHTDVIPALDESLWHSPPFEATMRNGRIYGRGSTDAKGSLAAAMEAMGKAAKLKKFNGSVALAAVVEEETGRSLGARKLMEKYRPEMGLILEPTGLRVAIAHKGALRPVITVHGQAAHSSSADMGVNAVSIAGEVLRDLERYRNRVMNVVDPLLGRSSLEVTMIRGGERINVIPVKCHIYVDRRLTSGETVGGAFDDLARVVERIGEETGARMDVELLCSYPPSSVSEKEPVVALIKDVLARHGLPSAPVGFPAGCDMWTFRANGVPAAVLGPGYIDQAHGVDEYIDREQLKLAADLYEDIVKKALM
- a CDS encoding MogA/MoaB family molybdenum cofactor biosynthesis protein — translated: MEKPSHEKHKDKAKGLSYKCAVITVSSSRYAKYGDSASPADCEDESGSIIVGLLAKAGHRTSYRLLPDDRLHIERCLMDMLSDADAAIVCGGTGLTASDVTIEAVTPMLQKTIPGFGELFRIKSYEEVGTASMLTRAMAGVIEDRAVFCIPGSPNAARVAVSELIVPELGHVISHIRRN
- a CDS encoding DNA polymerase II large subunit; translated protein: MAKTSEAQERYFKSLEGEFGRCRELAGRARSRGFDPQLEVEVPSANDLAERVEVLMGIPGLAPHIRKCEEKMSREEASLQVAADIAEGLVGRFDTKADAIQCAVRTAAAIITEGVVAAPLEGISQVSIAKNDDGTEYIKIYFAGPIRSAGGTAEALSVLAADYVRRKVGLAPYKPRPDVVERYVEEIALYKSIQHLQYTPTDEEIRLIVRNLPVCVDGEPTEDEEVQGYRDVTGVDTNRVRGGIALVIAEGLILKAPKVKKHVDKLKFDGWEFLDKVIAGSKPADESHDEKVKPKDKFLVDLIAGRPVFGHPSRAGGFRLRYGRGRNTGFAAAGIHPASMVIMDDFIATGTQLKVERPGKAAAMVPVDSVDGPTVRLMNGDVLYIGTVDQARAIKKDVSGILDNGEILINYGDFLENNHILMPSPYVLEWWEQDLALATKEKVQVRSAGEAFDVSEKYGVPLHPKYTLMWKDVSTEDILQLREHVVKTGRLEDGLRMPVEPRSKRTLELLLLPHEVRSGAVILDADRAALLVRCLGLNPDLSPKEADVSGLDPLDAVSKMSGVTIKDRALSRIGARMGRPEKSKMREMKPPVHVLFPVGDAGGNRRSLEDAAAFTRNMNDRAGLIEVEMGRRKCPGCGAVTFRNRCDCGAHTLPYYGCPDCKIDNITGACPKCGKPATPNVRMKVDLKGLYAEALENLGERGNYEILKGVQGLISSEMTPEPLEKGVLRAKHGVYMFKDGTVRYDLSDVPLTHFKPREIGLSLEKLKQLGYEKDVYGRPPESGEQVFELKVQDIVLSHDCSTYLIKTAGFIDDLLEKFYGLPRYYNVSSEEELIGHLVIGLAPHTSAGVLGRILGFTGASAGYAHPFFHAAKRRNCDGDEDCVMLLMDGLINFSRSYLPDRRGGKMDAPLVLSMRIDPKEVDKESHNVDVMARYPREFYLATLEYKSPKDLEKMMDLVSRRLGTPAQYEGFMFTNDTGDIAAGPTNSAYKTLGSMEDKLKAQLELGRRLRAVDEKDVAERVINSHFLPDLIGNLRAFSTQQMRCVKCGARYRRPPLCGTCPKCGGRVILTVHEGAVTKYMEVSINIAREYGVSSYTLQRLELLDLSIKSLFENDKSKQVILSDFM